Proteins from one Nakamurella multipartita DSM 44233 genomic window:
- the ftsE gene encoding cell division ATP-binding protein FtsE: MIHASKVSKQYKASTRPALDEINIDVDKGEFAFVIGPSGSGKSTLLRLLIREDVPTGGELEVNGEDLVHMRRGKVAAHRRKLGCVFQDFRLLTNRTVEQNVGFALEVIGRSRASIKQTVPEVLEMVGLEGKANRMPNELSGGEQQRVAIARAFANRPILLLADEPTGNLDPDTSADIMLLLERINRTGTTVLMATHDNTIVDSMRRRVIELQLGKVVRDEARGVYGVGR; the protein is encoded by the coding sequence GTGATTCATGCGTCCAAGGTCAGCAAGCAGTACAAGGCCTCGACCCGGCCTGCGCTCGACGAGATCAACATCGACGTCGACAAGGGTGAGTTCGCCTTCGTCATCGGCCCGTCCGGCTCGGGCAAGTCGACGCTGCTGCGCCTTCTGATCAGGGAGGACGTGCCCACCGGGGGCGAACTCGAGGTCAACGGCGAGGACCTGGTGCACATGCGCCGGGGCAAGGTCGCCGCGCACCGGCGCAAGCTCGGCTGTGTCTTCCAGGACTTCCGGTTGCTGACGAACCGGACGGTCGAGCAGAACGTCGGGTTCGCGCTGGAGGTGATCGGCCGGTCCCGGGCCTCCATCAAGCAGACGGTGCCCGAGGTGCTGGAGATGGTCGGGCTGGAGGGCAAGGCCAACCGCATGCCCAACGAGCTCTCCGGCGGCGAGCAGCAGCGGGTGGCGATCGCCCGGGCGTTCGCCAACCGGCCCATCCTGCTGCTGGCCGACGAGCCGACCGGCAACCTGGACCCGGACACCAGCGCCGACATCATGCTGTTGCTGGAGCGGATCAACCGGACCGGCACGACGGTGCTGATGGCCACCCACGACAACACCATCGTGGACTCGATGCGCCGGCGGGTGATCGAACTGCAGCTGGGCAAGGTCGTGCGGGACGAGGCCCGCGGCGTGTACGGCGTCGGCCGCTAG